The following are encoded in a window of Streptomyces sp. Go-475 genomic DNA:
- a CDS encoding DUF3558 domain-containing protein — protein sequence MQRKAYVPGVAALLAALLAGCTGGSGDGGPTDDANPGDAGTASPAAEPGRYRTLPEPCDAPGQSTLDELLPGIRQISDPDQREKAYEGEATLTYDTDRKVGCRWKVDSQDATDHLLIDFERVVSYDNAVSDDSQAEQLFAEKEAAAHLPEPTATESAVSGSTPAGGASDAPSGSPSPSGSSSPSGSSSPSASASATPTELRPRVLEELGDEAFLDDELSSSGSTAKQRTVTVAFRTSNVIVTIEYAEQPAAIGVVPDSQEMQDRAQKLASQLADSLSD from the coding sequence GTGCAACGGAAGGCGTACGTACCGGGTGTCGCCGCGCTCCTCGCGGCGCTGCTGGCCGGCTGCACCGGCGGCTCGGGCGACGGCGGCCCGACCGACGACGCCAACCCGGGCGACGCCGGCACGGCCTCGCCCGCCGCCGAGCCGGGCCGCTACCGCACCCTGCCCGAGCCCTGCGACGCCCCCGGCCAGAGCACGCTCGACGAACTCCTGCCCGGTATCCGGCAGATCAGCGACCCGGATCAGCGCGAGAAGGCCTACGAGGGCGAGGCGACGCTCACCTACGACACCGACCGCAAGGTCGGCTGCCGCTGGAAGGTCGACTCCCAGGACGCCACCGACCACCTGCTCATCGACTTCGAACGGGTCGTCTCCTACGACAACGCCGTCAGCGACGACAGCCAGGCCGAGCAGCTCTTCGCGGAGAAGGAGGCGGCGGCCCATCTGCCCGAGCCGACCGCCACCGAGTCCGCCGTCAGCGGCAGCACCCCGGCGGGCGGCGCCTCCGACGCCCCGAGCGGCTCGCCCTCCCCGTCCGGTTCGTCCTCGCCGTCCGGCTCGTCCTCGCCCTCGGCGTCCGCCTCCGCCACCCCGACCGAGCTCCGGCCGCGCGTCCTGGAGGAACTGGGCGACGAGGCGTTCCTCGACGACGAGCTGAGCAGTTCCGGTTCGACGGCCAAGCAGCGGACGGTGACTGTGGCGTTCCGCACGTCCAACGTCATCGTGACCATCGAGTACGCCGAGCAGCCGGCGGCGATCGGGGTCGTCCCGGACAGCCAAGAAATGCAGGACAGGGCGCAGAAACTGGCCTCCCAGCTGGCCGATTCGCTGAGCGACTGA
- a CDS encoding DUF3558 family protein, producing MSEGTMQRRAQREERDQRAKRLNRVLVCAAAVPVMLVAAGCSSDSGSGDSTDKAAKAAASASASPSPTVEAAAYGKLPEACKTLSKKTLEDLVPESKSGKEGKSDDISTRGSCSWNSLDNNGVKGSQFRWLNVSMLRFESDVTRGPADKLAHEYFEKQVQDAQAAEGAKNAKSEPVSGTGDEATAVRYELKKKEGTFKQQTIVARVENVVVTIDYNGAGLAGDKSPSADDLLKDAKKAAEEAVAAVSEANGAGGGEAGGEPSKSPSKSPSESASKSPSASPSQSASKKPAAES from the coding sequence ATGAGTGAAGGAACCATGCAGCGACGAGCACAGCGAGAAGAGCGAGACCAGCGAGCGAAGCGCCTGAACCGCGTCCTTGTCTGCGCGGCCGCCGTCCCCGTGATGCTGGTCGCCGCCGGCTGCTCCTCGGACTCCGGCTCCGGCGACAGCACGGACAAGGCCGCGAAGGCCGCCGCGTCGGCGTCCGCGAGCCCGTCGCCGACCGTGGAGGCGGCGGCGTACGGCAAGCTTCCGGAGGCGTGCAAGACGCTCTCGAAGAAGACGCTGGAGGACCTCGTCCCGGAGAGTAAGTCGGGCAAGGAGGGCAAGTCGGACGACATCTCCACGCGCGGCAGCTGCTCCTGGAACAGCCTCGACAACAACGGCGTGAAGGGCTCGCAGTTCCGCTGGCTCAACGTGTCGATGCTGCGCTTCGAGTCGGACGTCACCCGCGGCCCGGCCGACAAGCTCGCCCACGAGTACTTCGAGAAGCAGGTCCAGGACGCCCAGGCCGCCGAGGGCGCCAAGAACGCCAAGTCGGAGCCGGTGTCCGGGACGGGCGACGAGGCGACGGCCGTGCGCTACGAGCTGAAGAAGAAGGAAGGCACCTTCAAGCAGCAGACGATCGTGGCGCGCGTGGAGAACGTCGTCGTCACCATCGACTACAACGGCGCGGGCCTGGCCGGTGACAAGTCCCCGAGCGCCGACGACCTGCTGAAGGACGCGAAGAAGGCCGCCGAGGAGGCCGTGGCGGCGGTGTCCGAGGCCAACGGCGCGGGCGGCGGCGAGGCGGGCGGCGAGCCGTCCAAGTCCCCCTCCAAGTCCCCTTCCGAGTCCGCGTCCAAGTCCCCCTCGGCGTCCCCGTCGCAGTCGGCGTCGAAGAAGCCCGCGGCGGAGAGCTGA